From Candidatus Goldiibacteriota bacterium:
AGGCAAAAACCCGGAATGCTTGCCGGTTTTGTGCTGATAAATCTTTTTATGGCGGGAATAATAGCCGCGCAGCTGCTGCCCGCGGCGGAATTTGTATTAAATTCAAAACGCGCGGGGCAGGGTTATACCCTGGCGGTTGTAAAAAATACTTACGCCGGCTTTGAACAGATGGCCTCTTTTTTCTTTCCGTTTCTTTCATTTAAATTCGGAAGTGAATCGTCTTTTTTAAACTGGATGGGAAGCATTGATATAGGCGTGGTGTCGGTTTTATTGTTTGTCCTGGCCGCCGTAAGTATGCCTGATAAAAAGCTTAAGAACTTTTTTATGGCGCTGTTTACCGTCTCTTTGTTTCTGGCTTTTATGGGCAGCATGCCGTTTTTTGATAAACTGTATGAATGGGTGCCTTTTATTAAGGCAATGAGATACGCTTCAAAGGTGAATGTAATACTGTTTTTTGTCCTTTGTTTCATGGCCGGCTTTGGTTTTGACGCTGTTTTTAACCGGGAAAAAGGCGGGCTTAAGGGTTTTACAGTTTTTGTAAATGCTTTCGCTTTAACGCTTGTGACGGTGTGCGTCTCTGCGGCGGTATTTAAAGAGCCGCTGCTTAAGCTGTATATGCCGGTAATAATGCCGGCAGCCGATTTTCAGGCCGTTTATGACCTTGTGGAAAGTTATAACCGCCTGCTGAATCAGATTTTTCTTTATACCGCTTTTGTCTGCGCTTTTGCCGCCGTGATTTACGTAAACAGGGAAGGGATGGCGTTAAAAAAATACGCGCCTGTTATTTTATTGCTAACGGCGTGCGGCGCCGTGTTTTCTTACCGGACCGCGGGTTACGATTATTTTCAGAAATTTGAAGACGTAAAAAGCCCCACTGCCGCGGTAAATTTCCTTTTAAATGACCCGGACATAAAAAACGGAAAATTAAGGCTGCTTGCGCCGTCGGAAACAAACGTTTTAAAACACGCCCGTTCTTTTGAGGACGCAAAAGAACTGCTTTATTACAGCAAAGATAAACTGTCCCCCAATGTGCCCATGAGTTTTGGCCTGTATAATTCCGACGGGTTTGATTCGCTTGAAACAGCTTCTTTTGCCGGGCTGCGCTCTCTTGTGTCGGCGTCGGATAAGCCGTGGGAAGCGCCGGCATTTTCTTTATTTTCCATTAAATATATTGCCGCCATTCCAAAAATAAACGGCATGCACATAAAAGAATTATTCAGGGGAGAAACCGGTATATATGAAAACGCGAACAGGGTTGACAGGGTTTATTACGTGCCGCTGTCCGCTAAAATTCATTATACAGATGATAATGCTGAAATTTATCAGGGGCTGCAGGGGCTTGACTTTAACCCGTTAAAGGTGCTTTACCTTGAAGAAAAAGCGCGTGAAAATAATACGGCTGCCGCCGGGCAGAAAAGCGAGAAGTTAAATACGGTGTATAAAGCGTCCGGGTTAAACCGGCTGGACATAAAACTTACCGCGCCGGGGCCGGGTTACGCGGTTATAAATGACGCCTATTATCCGGGCTGGACAGCCAGAGTAAACGGGATTAAAATGCCCATATACAGGGCTAATTCCGCTTTTAAAGCGGTTAAAGTGCAGGGCGGGGAAAACATAATAAAGCTTGAATTTAAACCCTTAATTGTATCCGTGTCATTTATTCTGTCGGTATTATCAATTCTGCTGCTTACTGCTGCTGCCTTTATAACTTTTCACAAAGGTGGAAGTAGATGATGAAAAAGAACCTGATAACGGCGCTTTTTTTCTGCGTAATAACGGTTATGTATATCCTGTGCGTGCCGCCTTCGTATAATTCCGATGACAGCCCTGAAACGGCCGCGGCTTATTATACGCTTGGCATACAGCATCCGCCCGGTTATCCTTTAAGCACGCTTACCGGTAAAATATTCACGTTATTGCCGTACGGAAACACCGCGTTTAAGGCTAATCTTATGGCGGTGTTTTTTAACCTGTTTGCCGGGTTTTTTATATTTTTGTCATTAAGAAAGGTTTTTGGAAGATACGCCGCGGATGAAAATGACAAAAACCGCGCGTATCTGGCGGCGCTTGCTTCATCCGCGCTGTATCTGTTTGGGGCAACCGCGTGGCTGCAGGGAATTATAGCAAAGGGCGGCATCTATTCAATGAATGCTTTCTTTATGGCGCTTTGTTTCTGGCTGCTGTTAAACATTGAACATGGAAAGAAGTTCTTCTATGCCTTTGCTTTTGTTTACGGGCTGTCAATGGGCAATCACTGGACAAGCATGGCGGCAATTGCCCCGGCCATAATGCTGTTTTTGTTTTTTGAAAGAAAAAAACTTAATTTAAAAACTATTGTTACGGCGTCGCTTTTCTTTTTAGCGGGGGCGTCGGTTTATCTGTTTGTATTTGTACGCAGCGCGGCGCCTCCCGCGTACGCGTGGGGCGATACAAAGACTTTAAAAGACCTGTACTGGCTTTTAAGCAGGGCGCAGTATTCCGGGCTGGAACAGAAGCATACAATATCCGACACGTTAAACCTGTTTAAATATTATATTGCCAACTATTCATTTAAAGAACTTCCGTTTTTAACGGGGTGGATATTTCTGCCCGCGGTGTTTTTATACTTTAAAAGGTATAAAAAAGAAACCGGTTTTCTGTTTTTTGCCTGGTTTTTTCTGCTGGCAAGCGTGATAAGCGTGGCGACCCCGCC
This genomic window contains:
- a CDS encoding YfhO family protein; translated protein: MPFRELAAVSVQAGEIPLWNPYIFCGNPLMANMQSAVFYPLNVFYYLMPFDIAFKIQTMLSFFIAAFFMFKAVKIFGVSDKGAFLSGFLFAFSFYMTVRTVELADLHTIIWAPAAVYFSVRWLKKGMFHDLFFSSAALSLSFLGGHPQVFIYIYIIFAAFYIYESKNNIRQKPGMLAGFVLINLFMAGIIAAQLLPAAEFVLNSKRAGQGYTLAVVKNTYAGFEQMASFFFPFLSFKFGSESSFLNWMGSIDIGVVSVLLFVLAAVSMPDKKLKNFFMALFTVSLFLAFMGSMPFFDKLYEWVPFIKAMRYASKVNVILFFVLCFMAGFGFDAVFNREKGGLKGFTVFVNAFALTLVTVCVSAAVFKEPLLKLYMPVIMPAADFQAVYDLVESYNRLLNQIFLYTAFVCAFAAVIYVNREGMALKKYAPVILLLTACGAVFSYRTAGYDYFQKFEDVKSPTAAVNFLLNDPDIKNGKLRLLAPSETNVLKHARSFEDAKELLYYSKDKLSPNVPMSFGLYNSDGFDSLETASFAGLRSLVSASDKPWEAPAFSLFSIKYIAAIPKINGMHIKELFRGETGIYENANRVDRVYYVPLSAKIHYTDDNAEIYQGLQGLDFNPLKVLYLEEKARENNTAAAGQKSEKLNTVYKASGLNRLDIKLTAPGPGYAVINDAYYPGWTARVNGIKMPIYRANSAFKAVKVQGGENIIKLEFKPLIVSVSFILSVLSILLLTAAAFITFHKGGSR